A single region of the Palaemon carinicauda isolate YSFRI2023 chromosome 17, ASM3689809v2, whole genome shotgun sequence genome encodes:
- the LOC137656732 gene encoding group XIIB secretory phospholipase A2-like protein, protein MKFYILLTLFLTSSQAFGESYFETLYQSMAQAQETLKEVAVNVNNGLKILTRTMKFVENFVDSTVEEDCVYSCRSNKIPIPNPKHVPDFNGCGSLGVFFDKEDLSRPEMEGCCNEHDLCYDTCGSDKEVCDRKFKSCLYNTCKENEKDMDMFSSKTCKGGAKLLYTATMALGCASYKDAQSNACICVDTKDAFRQKNEL, encoded by the coding sequence atgaaattttatattttgctaACGCTTTTTCTGACATCAAGTCAAGCATTTGGAGAAAGTTATTTTGAGACATTATACCAGAGTATGGCTCAAGCTCAGGAAACCCTAAAAGAAGTGGCGGTTAATGTAAACAATGGATTAAAGATTCTCACACGAACTATGAAATTTGTAGAAAATTTTGTTGATTCAACTGTTGAAGAAGACTGCGTATATTCATGTCGCAGCAACAAAATTCCTATTCCGAATCCAAAGCACGTCCCGGATTTCAATGGATGTGGTTCACTGGGGGTCTTCTTTGACAAGGAAGACCTTTCACGGCCGGAAATGGAAGGATGCTGCAACGAGCACGACTTGTGCTATGATACGTGTGGTAGTGACAAGGAAGTTTGTGACAGGAAGTTTAAAAGTTGCTTATATAATACCTGCAAAGAAAACGAAAAAGACATGGATATGTTTTCCTCTAAGACGTGCAAAGGAGGGGCCAAATTACTCTACACAGCAACCATGGCCTTAGGCTGTGCTTCTTATAAAGATGCGCAAAGCAATGCTTGTATTTGTGTAGACACAAAAGATGCTTTCAGGCAAAAGAATGAGCTTTAG